A DNA window from uncultured Methanoregula sp. contains the following coding sequences:
- a CDS encoding RHS repeat-associated core domain-containing protein has product MVVLHQYNTLGEEEYTAVDVNKNGRIDLAGPDRVTRAVSDYAQRDGYTVQRHQSFEWPEFGQAEPRLASTRETTLNAEKATLTWDIRYGLTNLSRVDFPGNGARVATTIAPDGSQSVSVYQEGRLLDAVRRDATGAALGRTTFEYDPHGRQAFASDARNGRTGYEYNGADQPVRVTTPPPAEGQPPQVTQTQYDAMGRVFTVTYPDQATVTNEYHPTGALKAKYGARTYPVAYTYDPQGRMQTMTTWGDFAKNAGARVTTWQYHPQRGWLTAKLYPDQKGPSYDYWPSGKIKTRQWVRDIATNYRYDESGRVKNVDYTDTNTPPVAYAYDRLGRPSKITQGDSVTERAYGPAGQMLGESYTGGPLDGLTVANAYDAYLRRTNLLARSTSPGGKKKADDAPLAATWYGYDAASRLQTVSDGQYAAEYHYLANSPLVEQIAYRNGEVLRMTTLKKHDHLNRLESIESQPSTDKRIAYTYRYNLANQRTNAVLADNTAWNYGYDDLGQLTNGVKMDPQSKPVDSAAFQYSYDTIGNRKSTVSAGVEVDYQVDALNRYTNAVAVARGGDGKPTDPNSISLRTGSSQYDADGNLKSDANWVYTWDAENRLIAMETGAGVSPANRKRLEFQYDTQSRRIAKRVYTWTADRKPLTSGSWSLVADLRFVYEGWNLIAEFQSTSSNLNSEISNLRSYLWGLDLSGSLQGAGGVGGLLAVADHSSQTAHHFVNYDGNGNVVSLVDAASGTVSDHYEYDPFGNEITPAKGHSLTNPFRFSTKYSDEETGLVYYGYRYYSPATGKWVSRDPIEESGDNQLYCFARNSALNYIDAHGLAAMDDVFAAMGRIEDFLIHNQAAVISGLYQMSVNVSQTLGNINRFTYYTSTTTTAEFEYPQIWNAYTSTMRIQQTYQDSDVFHEAVHARNYYVNHLTDYDRVDEGVAYLAEAHLAFIRQEDVLEKAFSQPNPCAQKETFRRNWKLLWAQYGKVKDWSQVAWQYPEIGMESTQEMDFNNLHKYYNVGISAETVANILNGKSIIAGCCFQFTCGSDAGNETAISAQTVIDMRLR; this is encoded by the coding sequence GTGGTTGTCCTCCACCAGTACAACACCCTCGGCGAGGAGGAGTACACCGCCGTGGATGTGAATAAAAACGGGCGTATCGACCTAGCCGGACCCGACCGCGTCACCCGCGCCGTAAGCGATTACGCCCAACGCGACGGCTACACCGTCCAGCGCCACCAGAGCTTCGAATGGCCGGAGTTTGGGCAAGCCGAGCCCCGGCTGGCTTCGACCCGCGAAACCACGTTGAACGCCGAGAAGGCCACCTTGACCTGGGACATCCGTTATGGCCTGACCAACCTATCCCGCGTGGACTTCCCCGGGAACGGCGCGCGCGTGGCCACCACCATCGCCCCCGACGGCTCGCAATCGGTCAGCGTCTACCAGGAAGGCCGGCTGCTTGACGCCGTTCGCCGCGACGCCACCGGCGCGGCCCTGGGCCGGACCACCTTCGAGTACGACCCCCACGGCCGCCAAGCCTTCGCCAGCGACGCCCGCAACGGGCGCACCGGCTACGAGTACAATGGCGCCGACCAGCCCGTCCGCGTCACCACGCCGCCGCCCGCCGAGGGCCAGCCCCCGCAAGTCACCCAAACGCAGTACGACGCCATGGGCCGCGTGTTCACCGTCACCTATCCCGACCAAGCCACCGTCACCAACGAATACCACCCCACCGGCGCCCTCAAAGCCAAATACGGCGCCCGCACGTACCCGGTGGCCTATACCTACGACCCCCAGGGCCGGATGCAAACCATGACCACCTGGGGCGATTTCGCCAAAAACGCGGGCGCCCGCGTCACCACCTGGCAATACCATCCCCAACGCGGCTGGCTCACCGCCAAGCTGTACCCCGACCAAAAAGGCCCCAGCTACGATTACTGGCCCTCCGGCAAGATCAAAACCCGCCAATGGGTCCGCGACATCGCGACGAACTATCGCTACGACGAATCCGGCCGGGTCAAGAACGTCGATTACACCGACACCAACACCCCGCCCGTGGCCTATGCCTACGACCGCCTCGGCCGCCCATCCAAAATCACCCAAGGCGACTCCGTCACCGAGCGCGCCTACGGTCCCGCCGGCCAGATGCTGGGCGAATCCTACACCGGTGGCCCCCTCGACGGCCTGACCGTCGCCAACGCCTATGACGCCTACCTCCGCCGGACGAACTTGCTGGCCCGTTCCACCTCGCCCGGCGGCAAGAAGAAAGCCGACGACGCTCCGCTGGCCGCCACCTGGTATGGCTACGACGCCGCTTCCCGCCTGCAAACCGTCAGCGACGGCCAATACGCCGCCGAATACCATTATCTTGCCAACAGCCCGTTGGTGGAGCAAATTGCTTACCGGAATGGCGAGGTCCTGCGGATGACAACGCTCAAAAAACACGACCACCTGAACCGGCTCGAATCGATCGAATCCCAACCCTCGACCGATAAGCGGATCGCTTACACCTACCGGTACAACCTGGCCAATCAACGCACGAACGCCGTCCTGGCTGATAATACGGCCTGGAATTACGGTTATGATGACTTGGGCCAACTCACCAATGGCGTGAAAATGGACCCCCAATCCAAGCCAGTCGATAGCGCCGCTTTCCAGTATTCCTACGATACGATCGGGAATCGGAAAAGCACCGTAAGCGCCGGTGTGGAAGTCGATTATCAAGTGGACGCCCTGAATCGCTACACCAACGCGGTGGCCGTGGCCCGGGGCGGTGACGGCAAACCCACCGATCCGAATTCGATATCGCTTCGAACCGGCTCGTCGCAGTATGACGCCGACGGCAACCTGAAATCCGACGCCAACTGGGTGTACACCTGGGACGCCGAGAACCGCCTGATTGCCATGGAAACTGGCGCGGGCGTCTCGCCTGCGAACCGTAAACGTCTCGAGTTCCAGTACGACACCCAAAGCCGCCGTATCGCAAAGCGAGTCTACACCTGGACCGCTGACCGCAAGCCTCTGACCTCTGGCTCCTGGTCACTGGTCGCTGACCTCCGTTTCGTCTACGAAGGGTGGAACCTGATTGCCGAGTTTCAATCAACTTCTTCCAATTTGAATTCTGAGATTTCAAATTTGAGATCTTACCTGTGGGGCCTGGATCTCAGTGGCTCCCTTCAAGGCGCCGGTGGTGTAGGCGGCCTGCTGGCCGTTGCCGACCACTCAAGCCAAACCGCCCATCACTTCGTGAATTACGACGGCAACGGGAACGTGGTCAGTTTGGTCGATGCCGCTTCCGGCACGGTTTCGGATCATTACGAATACGATCCCTTCGGAAACGAAATCACCCCCGCCAAAGGCCACAGCTTGACAAACCCATTCCGGTTCTCCACGAAGTACTCGGATGAGGAAACGGGTTTGGTGTATTACGGCTACAGATATTACAGTCCCGCCACCGGCAAATGGGTCAGTCGGGATCCTATTGAGGAAAGCGGAGATAACCAATTATATTGTTTTGCGCGCAATTCCGCACTCAATTATATCGATGCGCATGGTCTGGCAGCAATGGATGATGTATTTGCTGCTATGGGTAGAATTGAAGATTTCCTTATTCACAACCAAGCGGCTGTAATAAGTGGTTTATATCAAATGTCGGTAAACGTAAGTCAAACGTTGGGAAACATAAACAGATTCACTTATTATACTAGTACAACGACAACCGCAGAATTCGAATACCCGCAAATATGGAATGCATACACATCGACAATGAGAATCCAACAAACGTATCAAGATTCTGATGTGTTTCATGAGGCCGTGCATGCACGTAATTACTACGTCAATCATTTGACTGATTATGACAGAGTCGATGAAGGGGTGGCCTATCTTGCCGAAGCTCATCTGGCTTTTATCCGGCAGGAGGATGTTTTGGAAAAGGCCTTTTCTCAGCCCAATCCGTGCGCTCAAAAAGAAACCTTTCGAAGAAATTGGAAACTCCTATGGGCGCAGTATGGCAAGGTAAAGGATTGGTCGCAGGTTGCTTGGCAATACCCGGAGATCGGCATGGAAAGCACTCAAGAAATGGACTTTAATAATTTGCATAAATACTATAACGTAGGCATCAGTGCTGAAACCGTTGCGAATATCCTGAACGGCAAATCGATAATCGCCGGGTGCTGTTTTCAGTTCACCTGTGGGAGTGATGCGGGCAATGAGACTGCGATATCAGCACAAACAGTGATTGACATGCGTTTGAGGTAA